One part of the Chthonomonadales bacterium genome encodes these proteins:
- a CDS encoding Gfo/Idh/MocA family oxidoreductase has translation MQDTTRRSFIRGVGLGAGAALLGVRHAAQAQEPRIQGFEKAVTDKEASALWKPISDRKVRVGIAGFGVCQFGAQFGFQSHPNVTVAAVTDLAPERCAELARQCRCEKTYSSCEEMIKDDTLEAVFIATDAPSHARLAIAALRAGKHVASAVPAVFGSLEEADQLMAAVRETGRKYMMFETSYFHDDLHAMRELYRGGHLGKVIYSEGEYYHYCPTPIDSYQGWRVGLPPQWYPTHSNAYYVGVTGGSFTEVSCMAVPSIVDHCRPANNPYKNAFGTEVALFRTSEGGMSRMAVSWDTPGDSGEKGRIRTQKGTFYLRFETEGGGSAPPAAPRPPLPPGVEAGGHGGSHGNLMAEFVEAILADRQPLVDAAQALNMTVAGIVAHRSAEHGGELLKIPQYAL, from the coding sequence ATGCAGGACACCACGCGGCGCTCGTTCATCCGCGGCGTCGGACTCGGGGCCGGCGCCGCCCTCCTCGGCGTCCGGCACGCCGCGCAGGCGCAGGAGCCGCGGATCCAGGGCTTCGAGAAGGCCGTCACCGACAAGGAAGCCTCCGCGCTCTGGAAGCCCATCTCGGATCGCAAGGTCCGCGTCGGCATCGCCGGCTTCGGCGTCTGCCAGTTCGGCGCCCAGTTCGGGTTCCAGAGCCACCCGAACGTCACGGTCGCCGCCGTCACCGACCTGGCGCCCGAGCGCTGCGCCGAGCTCGCCCGGCAGTGTCGCTGCGAGAAGACCTACTCCTCCTGTGAGGAGATGATCAAGGATGACACGCTGGAGGCCGTCTTCATCGCCACGGACGCGCCCAGCCACGCCCGACTGGCCATCGCGGCGCTGCGCGCGGGCAAGCACGTCGCCTCCGCCGTGCCCGCCGTCTTCGGCTCGCTGGAGGAGGCCGACCAGCTCATGGCGGCCGTACGCGAGACGGGCCGCAAGTACATGATGTTCGAAACCTCCTACTTCCACGACGACCTGCACGCCATGCGCGAGCTCTACCGGGGCGGCCACCTGGGTAAGGTGATCTACTCGGAGGGCGAGTACTACCACTACTGCCCCACGCCGATCGACTCCTACCAGGGGTGGCGCGTGGGGCTGCCCCCGCAGTGGTACCCCACCCACTCGAACGCCTACTACGTGGGCGTCACCGGCGGCAGCTTCACCGAAGTCTCCTGCATGGCGGTCCCCAGCATCGTGGACCACTGCCGGCCAGCAAACAACCCCTACAAGAACGCGTTCGGCACGGAGGTCGCGCTCTTCCGCACCAGCGAGGGGGGTATGTCGCGCATGGCGGTGAGTTGGGATACGCCGGGCGACTCCGGCGAGAAGGGGCGCATCCGCACGCAGAAGGGCACCTTCTACCTCCGGTTCGAGACCGAGGGAGGCGGCAGCGCGCCGCCCGCGGCGCCGCGTCCGCCCCTCCCGCCCGGGGTGGAGGCCGGCGGCCACGGCGGCTCGCATGGCAACCTGATGGCCGAGTTCGTGGAGGCGATCCTGGCCGACCGCCAACCGCTGGTTGACGCCGCGCAGGC